A region of Streptomyces sp. NBC_01788 DNA encodes the following proteins:
- the pgsA gene encoding phosphatidylinositol phosphate synthase — MGQPVASRGRPVTPTLGKAMLNKYARAFFTRVLTPFAAFLIRRGVSPDTVTLIGTAGVVAGALVFYPRGEFFWGTVVITLFVFSDLVDGNMARQLGRSSRWGAFLDSTLDRVADSAIFGGFALWYAGHGDDNVLCAVSIFCLASGQVVSYTKARGESIGLPVAVNGLVERAERLVISLVAAGFAGLHKFGVPGIQYLLPIALWIVAAGSLVTLIQRVVTVRRESAEAEAAAARREQGSGAAK, encoded by the coding sequence ATGGGCCAGCCGGTGGCCAGCAGGGGCCGCCCGGTGACACCGACCCTCGGGAAGGCCATGCTGAACAAGTACGCGCGTGCATTCTTCACGCGTGTCCTCACACCGTTCGCCGCGTTTCTCATCCGCCGGGGCGTGAGCCCGGACACGGTCACGCTCATCGGGACCGCCGGAGTGGTCGCGGGGGCGCTGGTCTTCTACCCGCGGGGCGAGTTCTTCTGGGGCACGGTCGTGATCACGCTGTTCGTGTTCTCCGACCTGGTCGACGGCAACATGGCCCGCCAGCTGGGCCGCTCCAGCCGCTGGGGCGCCTTCCTGGACTCCACCCTCGACCGGGTCGCCGACAGTGCGATCTTCGGCGGGTTCGCCCTGTGGTACGCGGGCCACGGCGACGACAACGTGCTGTGCGCGGTGTCGATCTTCTGCCTGGCCAGCGGCCAGGTGGTGTCGTACACGAAGGCCCGGGGCGAGTCGATCGGTCTGCCGGTGGCCGTCAACGGGCTGGTGGAGCGGGCCGAGCGGCTGGTGATCTCGCTGGTCGCGGCCGGGTTCGCGGGCCTGCACAAGTTCGGGGTGCCGGGCATCCAGTACCTGCTGCCGATCGCCCTGTGGATCGTCGCGGCGGGCAGCCTGGTCACGCTGATCCAGCGGGTCGTCACGGTGCGCCGGGAATCGGCCGAGGCCGAGGCCGCCGCGGCCCGGCGCGAGCAGGGCAGCGGGGCGGCGAAATGA
- a CDS encoding phosphatidylinositol mannoside acyltransferase, with the protein MTVRERLTDGLYGLGWGTVKKLPEPVAVRLGRTVADLAWKRRGKGVRRLEGNYARVVPDATPERLAELSRAGMRSYLRYWMESFRLPAWSAERIRAGFDPKDVHHLTDGLAAGKGVVLALPHLANWDLAGAWVTTALDTPFTTVAERLKPETLYDRFVAYREGLGMEVLPHSGGSAFGTLARRLRDGGLVCLVADRDLSSSGVEVTFFGESARMPAGPALLAQQTGALLLPVTLWYDDSPVMRGRVHPPVDVPGTGTRAEKTSVMTQALADAFATGIAEHPEDWHMLQRLWLADLDPGRGTAASGKATA; encoded by the coding sequence ATGACCGTCCGGGAGCGTCTCACCGACGGGCTGTACGGCCTCGGCTGGGGCACCGTGAAGAAGCTCCCCGAACCGGTCGCCGTGCGGCTCGGCCGTACGGTCGCGGACCTCGCCTGGAAGCGGCGGGGCAAGGGTGTGCGGCGGCTGGAGGGCAACTACGCGCGCGTGGTGCCCGACGCGACCCCCGAGCGCCTCGCCGAGCTGTCGCGGGCGGGCATGCGCTCGTACCTGCGCTACTGGATGGAGTCCTTCCGGCTGCCGGCCTGGAGCGCCGAGCGGATCAGGGCGGGCTTCGACCCCAAGGACGTGCACCACCTGACCGACGGCCTCGCGGCCGGCAAGGGCGTCGTCCTCGCCCTGCCGCACCTGGCCAACTGGGACCTGGCCGGCGCCTGGGTCACCACCGCGCTGGACACACCGTTCACGACGGTCGCCGAGCGGCTGAAGCCGGAGACGCTCTACGACCGGTTCGTCGCCTACCGCGAGGGCCTCGGCATGGAGGTCCTGCCGCACAGCGGCGGCTCCGCGTTCGGCACGCTGGCCCGGCGGCTGCGCGACGGCGGCCTGGTCTGCCTGGTCGCCGACCGTGATCTGTCCTCCTCCGGGGTGGAGGTGACGTTCTTCGGCGAGAGCGCCCGGATGCCCGCGGGACCGGCCCTCCTCGCCCAGCAGACGGGCGCGCTGCTGCTGCCGGTCACCCTGTGGTACGACGACTCGCCCGTCATGCGGGGCCGGGTCCATCCCCCGGTCGACGTGCCCGGGACAGGTACGCGGGCCGAGAAGACGTCTGTTATGACACAGGCGCTGGCCGACGCCTTCGCCACGGGGATCGCCGAGCATCCGGAGGACTGGCACATGCTGCAGCGTTTGTGGCTCGCGGACCTGGATCCCGGGCGGGGTACCGCTGCTTCGGGGAAGGCGACGGCGTGA
- a CDS encoding elongation factor G-like protein EF-G2, which yields MGDKTQTHPGAAGRAVAADHPASVRNVVLVGHSGSGKTTLVEALALTAGAVNRAGRVEDGGSISDYDDIEHRQQRSVQLSLVPVEWDGIKINLLDTPGYADFVGELRAGLRAADAALFVVSASDGVDGSTRMVWEECAAVGMPRAIVITHLEAARADFEEMTRVCAEAFGADDPDAVLPLYLPLRGSQGPDGHASVTGLVGLLTKKLFDYSSGERKESEPGDDQLPQLEEARNRLIEGIIAESEDETLMDRYLGGEQVDVKTLIEDLERAVARGAFFPVLAAAPAAEGAKQGIGTVELLELITRGFPTPLEHEAPAVTTVDGGPRELRPCDPDGPLVAEVVKTSSDPYVGRVSLVRVFSGTLRPDETVHVSGHGLSDRGHEGRALHEADERVGALSTPFGKRQRPVTHVIAGDLACVAKLGRAETGDTLSAKDDPLLMEPWQMPDPLLPLAIQAHSKPDEDKLSQGLARLVAEDPTMRLEQNQDTHQVVLWCLGEAHADVALERLRSRYGVQVDVVPHRVSLRETFADRSAGRGRHVKQSGGHGQYAICEIEVEPLPGGSGIEFVDKVVGGAVPRQFIPSVEKGVRTQAAKGVAAGHPLIDVRVTLLDGKAHSVDSSDAAFQTAGALALREAATDARIHLLEPVAEVTVLVGDDYVGPVMSDLSGRRGRVLGTEQVGNGRTLIRAEVPEIEIGRYAIDLRSLSHGTARFDRRYVRHEPMPPQVADRVRQQEREAS from the coding sequence ATGGGCGACAAGACGCAGACCCACCCCGGAGCCGCCGGCAGGGCAGTGGCGGCCGACCATCCCGCATCCGTACGCAATGTGGTGCTGGTCGGCCACTCCGGATCGGGCAAGACGACTCTGGTGGAGGCTCTCGCGCTGACCGCGGGAGCGGTGAACCGAGCCGGCCGCGTGGAGGACGGCGGCAGCATCTCGGACTACGACGACATCGAGCACCGGCAGCAGCGCTCGGTGCAGCTCTCCCTGGTGCCCGTCGAATGGGACGGCATCAAGATCAATCTGCTCGACACCCCCGGCTACGCCGACTTCGTCGGCGAGCTCAGGGCCGGTCTGCGCGCCGCGGACGCGGCCCTTTTCGTCGTCTCGGCCTCCGACGGCGTGGACGGCTCCACCCGCATGGTCTGGGAGGAGTGCGCCGCCGTCGGCATGCCCCGCGCCATCGTGATCACCCACCTGGAAGCCGCACGCGCGGACTTCGAGGAGATGACACGGGTGTGCGCGGAGGCGTTCGGCGCGGACGACCCCGACGCCGTACTGCCGCTCTACCTGCCGCTGCGCGGCTCGCAGGGACCCGACGGGCACGCATCCGTGACCGGCCTGGTCGGACTGCTGACGAAGAAACTGTTCGACTACTCCTCCGGCGAGCGCAAGGAGTCCGAGCCCGGCGACGACCAGCTGCCGCAACTGGAGGAGGCCCGCAACCGGCTGATCGAGGGCATCATCGCCGAGAGCGAGGACGAGACCCTCATGGACCGCTACCTCGGCGGTGAGCAGGTCGACGTCAAGACGCTCATCGAGGACCTGGAACGGGCCGTCGCCCGCGGGGCGTTCTTCCCCGTCCTGGCCGCCGCGCCCGCCGCCGAGGGCGCCAAGCAGGGCATCGGCACCGTGGAACTCCTGGAGCTGATCACCCGCGGCTTCCCCACCCCGCTGGAACACGAGGCACCCGCCGTCACCACCGTCGACGGCGGCCCGCGCGAACTGCGGCCGTGCGACCCGGACGGGCCGCTGGTCGCCGAGGTCGTCAAGACCTCCTCCGACCCCTACGTCGGCCGGGTCTCCCTGGTCCGTGTCTTCTCCGGCACCCTCCGCCCCGACGAGACCGTGCACGTCTCCGGACACGGCCTGTCCGACCGCGGTCACGAGGGCCGCGCCCTCCACGAAGCAGACGAGCGGGTCGGCGCCCTGTCCACCCCCTTCGGCAAACGGCAGCGCCCGGTGACGCACGTCATCGCAGGCGACCTGGCGTGCGTGGCCAAACTCGGCCGCGCGGAGACCGGCGACACGCTCTCCGCCAAGGACGACCCGCTGCTCATGGAACCCTGGCAGATGCCCGACCCGCTGCTGCCCCTGGCCATCCAGGCCCACAGCAAACCGGACGAGGACAAGCTCTCCCAAGGCCTGGCCCGGCTGGTCGCGGAGGACCCGACGATGCGCCTGGAGCAGAACCAGGACACCCACCAGGTGGTGCTGTGGTGCCTGGGCGAGGCCCACGCCGACGTCGCCCTGGAACGGCTGCGCAGCCGCTACGGCGTCCAGGTCGACGTCGTACCGCACCGGGTCTCACTGCGGGAGACGTTCGCGGACCGGTCCGCGGGGCGCGGACGGCACGTCAAGCAGTCCGGCGGCCACGGCCAGTACGCCATCTGCGAGATCGAAGTGGAACCGCTGCCCGGCGGCTCGGGCATCGAGTTCGTCGACAAGGTCGTCGGCGGAGCCGTGCCGCGGCAGTTCATCCCCTCGGTGGAGAAGGGCGTACGGACCCAGGCCGCCAAGGGCGTCGCCGCCGGCCACCCGCTGATCGACGTACGGGTCACCCTGCTCGACGGCAAGGCCCACTCGGTGGACTCCTCCGACGCGGCCTTCCAGACAGCGGGCGCGCTCGCACTGCGGGAGGCCGCCACCGACGCGCGGATCCACCTGCTGGAGCCGGTGGCCGAGGTGACCGTGCTGGTCGGCGACGACTACGTGGGCCCCGTGATGAGCGACCTGTCCGGACGGCGCGGCCGGGTCCTCGGCACCGAACAGGTGGGCAACGGCCGCACCCTGATCCGCGCCGAGGTGCCCGAGATCGAGATCGGCCGGTATGCGATCGACCTGCGCTCCCTGTCCCACGGCACGGCCCGCTTCGACCGCCGGTACGTGCGGCACGAGCCGATGCCGCCCCAGGTGGCCGACCGCGTACGCCAACAGGAGCGCGAAGCTTCATAG